The DNA window tttttcttaaaaaactagtacatagtattgtaagaaactatatagtatagtaaggctttttttcctaaaaaactacatagtatagtagggcttttttcttaaaaaacaacatagtatagtaaggctttttttgtaaaaaaacgacagtatagtaaggcttttttcttaaaaaacgacatagtatagtaaggctttttccttaaaaaacgacatagtatcatagggcttttttctttaaaaacgacatagtatagttaggcttttatcgtaaaaaaacgacattgtatagtgaggcttttttttgtaaaaaaacgacatagtatagtaaggcttttttcttaaaaaacgacattgtagagtaaggcttttttctttaaaaacgacatagtatagtaaggcttttttcgtaagaaacgacatagtatagtaaggcctttttcttaaaaaacaacatagtatagaaaggcttttttctttaaaaaaatgaccaagtatagtaaggcttttttcttaaaaatcatgTGTACTAAGCCTCCCCTGTCCTGGGAACATACTGATGCCCCTGGTTATTAAcgctatttttaaaatcatttatcaaatttaaaatgttgtCTCTGAATGTGTGAGTCTGTAAAGTTTCTCCTACCATTAAGCACATGAGATGATATTGATATTAGCGCTTACCGTTCGTTGATGGATGTTCAGCACACTTGGTCAACATTAAAATCGTCTAACGCCATCTTTTTGTTGCCGTTTGACTCTCAGATGATGAACTTGTTCTTCTTCGCCCATTACTCTTCGACAAGGCTTTTGTTGAGCGTCTGCCAAGGTGGCGGCCATCTGTCAGGTTGTGTCCGCGATTGGCCTGTTGGCAaagaccattcattcattttgaaaattcaAGCTATTGTATCGATATAGGAAAGTAATGGAATTTCAATCAAGCATCAAAAACGCAAACACTGCCTACGCTTTTCTGTCCTCTGACACAATAACAGGCACCCACACGCACAAGACGGGCATTTAAACACATGAATACACTAAACACTACaccataaacacacacaagctATAAAACAATACTTACAAGTACACACCGGCCAGCTGCAAAGTGCTGAGTTTGTTCCCTCCTGAGCATCTGCCTTTGCCAATTGATTACGCTCAGGTACGAAATGCACAGAGGGACTTTTATAATAGAGTTACAGGTGGCTAAAAAGTCAGAAGACTATTGATCATTTCGACGAAAACAATCATTAAGATAATATGGAAGAAAAACACTATTGACGACAACCTTGTTAAAACATTCTAACAACAGTCTAAAGCGCTGCTTAATGATGTCACTTTAAAACAAGCTCAATTTTAAACTTAACGTGTGTACTGACTGTCAAGAAAAAAGGCGGTGGTTTCATCTTCTTCCTTTTTTCACACGTGTTTGCATGCAATTCAACCAGTCACATCTTTCGGAATCTATGAGAAGTCGGACGGCTAATTAACAGGCTGGCGTCCAAACGGAAACGAGAATTGACTTTTGCACTGATTGGCGCATCCGCCACGCTTGTCTGCGCGCACACACTTTCCAAACGTAGACAACTTTTACTCCGAGTTACATCATCGCCGTCAGCGTGTTTGCGTCAGATTCCCCAGCGTATGTTTGATTAAGATTTTAAAATATacaacgtgtgtgtgtgtgctgagaGGCGCGGGGCGTCTGCTAGCTGaagatgaatatatttttttatattttggacaatagaaaaaaaaatgttatataacgcaattccatttttttaaattgctgtgTCCCTGGCAGTCCACAACGTTGATGGCGGATAAAGTCATTTGCATGATGACATTTGCGTCCACAGGTGGTGTGCACGTCACCAACGCTGATTGATGTTCCACTAGCACCCTCAACCTTGGCTGAGGCACCAAGCAAGGACTCGTCAAGGCTTTCTACCTTCATTGCTCATCAATCCACGTTGCGATACGCCACACAGAGGTCAGCCGGTGTCAAAAGTCACACGATTGGACGGAGTGGACGCCTCAAAAAACCTCAGTCGACTTTTGTCTTCAAATATTAGACCGAGTGTGATCTCCCATCATAAAGAAACTGCGTGACACAAAGGACAGAAAATGAAGACCACTAACTTTTTGGTGATGCATTTAAATTACAGTTTTAAAAAGAGGTTCACTTCCAAGTCATGTGATACAAACACAATTTGGTAGATTGTCGGTTCAAGAAAACTGAAAACGGATCCGGTCCAAAGGCACCACTTTAGCCATGGCCACAAACCTGTGAGGTTTCACTGCCACTAAAAACTAAagtccaaaatggattggacatctattgctgccAATGTGTTAAAAATGGATATTGCAATTAAATGGTTATTGTTTCTCACATGTTGATAATGAGACCTCCACCCCATGATATGTCAGATAAGTCTCAACAGGTCATTTATGACCAAGATAGTAGTATTTGGGATCATACATTAATAACTTTCATTAGGAATGCTCATTTTGTGTACACAGTTCAGCCTTTCGCTCACATGTAATTAATGTCCACATTCCAATTCCCTTTTTCATGTCATGGCGCTTGCCATTggttggcgaccagtccagagTATACCCTGCCTCCAATCAGCTGGTTAAGCACCCAGTtcaccctaataaggataaatggtcacgggaaaaaaaatgatgcgtaCTTGGTCCATTGGGACTGAATTCCATCCAAAAAAAAGGCACAAAGCGCATATCACTTTTTGACATCGGTCAGGATGATATTGGCGGTGACGAACATGAGGCAGAAAACGGCCCACAGTACCACAAACCAGACCCAGGCGGCGTGGCGGAAGGGCGAGCGGTGGGGGTTGATGGCGTGCCGCGCGGTGACCGGCTCCACGTGACGCCGGGCGTGGTAGACTAGCAGGGCGGGCACCACGTACTGGATGCCCGTGCCGGCGTAGGCCCCCGTGATGCCCACCAGCGACTCTAGATTGTGCGTGCAAAAGGCCACCAGCACGGGCGGCGCCAGCGTGATCAGCGGGAACACCACTCGGTCCACCACCCACGGGTACGTGCCTCCGTCCCGGTGGAACAGGGTCTTCCAGTTGTTACGCAGCGTGACGGCAATGATGGGGAAATTGGTGCTGATGGTGAAGACTGGGAAGAGACCCAGGAAATAGCGCAGCACGGGTATATCCAGAACGTGGCAGTTGTCGGTGAAGTTGAGTGTGTACATGTCGTGGATGAGCGCACTGTCAAAGCAGAAGATGGCGGTGAGGGACAGCAGCACGTAGAAGCCCAGAATCAGCACGTAGTCGGCCAGGACGAAGCAGCCCACTCGCTTCTTGTCCGAAATGGGCGTCACCAGCGACGGCAGAGAGTGCTGGCACATGAAGGAGTAGACGCACACGCCGAACAGATTGGGGATGCCGGCGAGCGATGCGACCGGGGGGCGGCCCTCGCCTTTGCCCGACCCGATGCGCATTAGCGCCAGGATGATCATCATGGTGAACgctgagaaaaaacaaaacacacaatatttgagattacagtggtacctcgacatacgatcttaatgcgttccgggactgagatcgtatgtcgagcttttcgtaactcgagcgaacatttccgattgaaatgaactaaaaacaaattaattcattccaatcctctgaaaaaacaccaaaaacaggatattggattggaaaaaatgtggggttcggggggactttatccacggcaacctactcgtaaccgaacaaaaaaattaaattaacttggattaatatacacAGACActtaaacatatgtttaatgtaactttacacaaaactgaattctaattttgttttaattgtttttaccttcgttctgggcgggttagctgtttgccacgcctccaccctcacgttcgctatcgatgggctgtttgctgttgtattcccttcaaaatatttccaaaatgatgcacacaaatgtcctcacaataggataacgcacgaccacttgccaacgagaagtaatcttgaatgagcgatcgcgggagctaacaggctaaggaaggaataacagccgacccacgtattgattgtgggtaatgaagttttattctgagaaaggatgccattgcctatcggtgttgtgtgcgcgagtatacttcattacccagaaagccctctttttgcccgcgcatgcgcgttgtgtgtttcctggtcgatgcgtaggaaaaactcgtctgaataaatcgtttagtgctcgtagatatctgttatagacgaaagagatgtggcaaaaaagacagtgcactacaatgataaacagcctctcatgtcatggccacctggcttggtcgcatctcgaaattttgatcgtatctagggcgaattattcgatcgaaattttcatcttatctcgagcatgtcgtaggtcgaggtaccactgtattggctaAGAAGGGTTAGGGGTGAACACAAGTTAGGGAGGTGATGGGTATTTAAACAGACACGCCATACTTATGACTGCCTTGTGCTACTTTAAAGAGGTGCGCCCATATTGGAATTGcactaaattgttttttttaacacgtTAAAGACAGCATTAAGTGCAGCGGCCTGATTGCAGACACAAAACAATCTTCATTTACAACGTTTTATATGCTAGTTTAATAACACAAAGACAAAACTTGGAAGGAACATGTTATTTGATGAGAAAGGGTAAAATCTCCACCAGCATAATGACATCTAACATTGTTTTGTCTGCAATTAAAGAAGCGAAACTGGCTGTGAATGATTGCGATTGGCTCTTCCATCAAGTGCTCTCATTTCTACAACAGCTGTCGGACGTCTGTCAGGATAAAGCCATCGCTCGCGCACCAGCTGGGACAATTGTGTCAATTGAGCATGCTTGGGATGCGAGCAGCATCCAACGCGATTTATCTTTGCGGCTCAGGCCCACCAATGACCTTGACGCCTCAACTTAACGACCCTCTGAGGACCGTCTGCCCAACAAATCAAACGCACGCGATGCACGTGCTGGAGACCACGTCATTGGGCGCAGGAGGTCTAGCAAAACTGAGTAAATGTCCcaatacagatttttttccttttttacttGCGAGCAGCTTTTTCACAGGATATGTTTTGCCGATAATGATAGCTTTATATTTCGACAATTTAAAgagtgccaaaaaaaaaaaaacagctggatACTGGAAGGGATCTAAATCAGAATCCGATGCTGTATCGAACACTAATTGTCAATATTTAGCAAAACTAAAACCAAAATTAAGAAAGGTAGGAAGGAAAATTAAAGAGAACATGAAGAAAGAAAACTAAGAAAGTTAAGCAAAAAAATtaaggaagaagaaaagaaaaaaaaactaaaaacaaataggACAACATGCAGGCAGGTATGGATGGGTCAAGATGGACTCAGATTGAAAGGTCCAGTAAACATTTGCCGGTGCACCAACACCATGGACTGTTTGTGAGCTAGTCGGGGGTTCCCGCACAGCCCCCTTGGAGGGGCACTTTATTTTCCTTGAGTGACAGTCCAATCAAGTGTGGGACGGCCCGTCAAGCTTGTCAGATTGACGAATGAGCGGCGAGATGGGAAGCCGAGGCGCGGCAGGGGACCGGACCTTTGATGGACGCACCTCAATACGGGGGGGATAtgtaatgtgtgtttgtgtgtgtgtgtgtgtgtgtgtttgggggggtCAGGATTCCCGGAAGAGCTAGCATTGAAGTGGCCAAGAGTGCTAGTGCAGGATTTAATATCGTCAATGGTCTCACAATGCCTggctgtttatttatttcttctcCTTTTCAACCGGGACAAATCTGGCTACACTCCACACACGGCTGCTTTACGACAAACTGACAATActtccttttgtttttatggATAAGACTACTTGAGACATTTTTGCAGGTGATAAATAAATCTACCAAAATTTGACATTGCTAAAGATATAGCCAgtttcatcttttttattttttttatctccgaACACGTACTCTGAACATTAAACTGTGACTTTAACAACACCGTCTggctttttcaaatattttagtcTGGGGATGTCTTTTGAGGGGATGTAAATTGACTTGATATTTTAGAAAGAATAGAAGTGTGTCTTACCAATCCAGCGCATGAGCGATGTGAGGATCTGTAGGTATTTTGTCTTCTGGGCACTGAAAAAGGTGAACGGTCCCAGAAGAACAGTGAAAACGCTCTGCAAGACAcaaacaaatagaaaaacatgaaatggtcaatggcagccagtcagTTAGAGCAAATCGCATTCCATTTTGCCAAACACACATTTACCAGCACGCATCAAGAGAACCATGATGGTGATGAGGACCAAGATTCACAGTGGCTGACTAGCTAACCACCCAAGAGGGCCAGGAAAACAACATTAAGTGGCTACGCAAAATCACGGCTAAACGACTGGGAACGTGGCCAGAACTCATGTTAGGTCTACAACCATGGCGAGAGCCTAATGGGGTACAAGTTGTAAAGCCGTCAGATGAGTTCCTTTACTGGATTCACGGATCACAAAGTAAACgtcaaaggaaaaaaagtgtgaaaaagcTTGTATGAGTGgcgaaaagagaaaaaatactcCAGGCAAGCTGTACTGTAAATCTAAACGCAAATTCTATATTATGAATATTGTGctctaaaatacaaaatacatttagttTTTCATCCACTATCTTAATGCTAAAATCGAATGGAATATTTCCTTCATATGTGAATGAAACGATCAAGTATTCTCTAGTATTTTATGTCTCATGCCATTTTTAAACTAcctattttatataaaaatatataaaagaacgatttggattttttttaggttgccAAAATGCCCAGGCCTGATCTATTTATGCATTCACATAATTATGAAACATGTTCTTGAGACTTTCTGTGGGTGTACACAAGATAGATTACATTTATGAAAATTGGAATCTTCCTATTAACATGTACGTGTGGGGTGGGAGTAGTTTGGCTTCTGCCTCGCTGTACAAGCGACGATAAATGCTGAGTCAGGCGTGAGAAACTGCAAAGGTGACCAAGGCATTGATGGATACAAGCTCAGAGATTCGTCCTATTAGCTTCTCGTAAAAAGGTCGCTCGCCCGAGGCCAGACGGCAAATCAAAGCAAAAGGAGCTAAAGTCATGCCAAAAGAACCCAAAATAcagttaactcattcacttccattGCCAGTGATAGTTGTCCAATCCAGTCCAAATGGACTGGACGCCCATCGCCATCGATGGCAGCCAAGGAGTTGAGTACTGCAGCATAAACTTGTTGAAAATGACAGCAAACAAGCATCATTTTACTGGTCGAGGAAAACGATGCGAGTAAAGCCGACAAAAGAGGGAAACTAAAAGCgagaaaataagaaaagaaaaatgggcGAGCGTAAAGTGGGTCATAAACGGCCGGCAGGCGGGCCCGCCGTCGTCTTAATGGGCAAAACGATCCGAGTGAGACCGAGACGATGctgaagaggaggaagatgaggaagatgaggagggCCACTCCGTCATGGACCAAAACCTTTGCGGCTGAGCAAGACCAAATATGGAAATTAATTTCTTTGCTTCAAAGGATTTggtctttatatttttaaaatgggttTATAATTACATTTATAATTACAAAACAGGGCTGCCAGAGTCAATTAATCACCAACTTTTTTTGCGAAGAGTCGACTTATCGGCTAATGTAAGTCACATACTATTTATTGTTATATGACTATCTTGCAATGTACTTTGGATTTAAAAACTACGTGGAGAAAATTTGCACTATGTAATATAACTATGTAAGTGTTGGATTGTTTTTAAGTGCAaaagttatttattattattttatataaatatataaaacaatgtttatacccccacacacacacaactgtaTGGATATACACCATATTAGCCTACTTTTATCCAAGAGTAcccaaatttaaaatgttaaaatatgtcaATATATATCAATGTCTGCACATACTATTAGAATAccgtaaaatacagtggtacctctacatacgagcagctctacctacgagacgctctagatacgagaaaaatttcgagatgcgagaaagccaggtggccatgacatgagaggctgtttatcactgtctttttttgccgcatctctttcgtgtataacagatatctatgagcactgaacgatttcttcagacgagtttctcctacacatggaccaaaaaacgcacaacgcgcatgcgtgggcaaaaagagggctttctgggtaatgaagtatactcgtgcacacaacaccgatagccattGGCACccttctcagaataaaacttcattacccacaatcaatacgtgggtaggctgttattcgtTCCTTAGCCTGTTTGCtccccgcgatcgctcattcaagactacttctcgttggcaagtggtcgtgcgttatcctattgtgaggacatttgtgtgcatcattttcggaatattttgaagggaatacaacagcaaacagcccatcgatagcgaacgtgaaggtggaggcgtggcaaacagctaactgggccagaacgaaggtaaaaaaaattaaaacaaaattagaattcagttttgtgtaaagtcacatgaaacgtatgtttgagtgtctgtatatattaatccaagttaatttaaatttgtttgttcggttacgagtgtgttgccgtggataacaAACATAAATGTATGGATATACACCATATTAGTCTACTTTTATCCAAgagtaaacacatttaaaatgttaaaatacgAATCAATGTCTGCACATACTATTAGAATCCCGTAAAATAGTGTAATTTGATATTCGATTAGTCATTTAACCTTCTAACAGCAGTAATGGAAAGTGTGTAGTGTTTGTGGGTAGTTCCAGGAAAAAAGTGAAATGTCACAGCTGCACATTTTCTTCCCTGTCGTGCGAGTTGTCACAATACTTTCATGGACAGTTTGGAAAGTGAAGTTAATGGAGCTGCCACTCAGATGTTTTCTCTCGCCTGTTTTTGTCCCATTAATGCATTGgacaaaagaaaatggaagccTCGCTCTGCCTGTCACACGGGCCGTCACGTCTATTTTTTGCGCTAACTATCTAAACTCCGTGTGCATGAGCAGGTGTTGATGATCGCAGAGGAGAAACGTCTCATTTAGCACAGCCATGCTGATGATGTCACCTTGATCGCTGATCACAGCTTGTCAACCGGATGAAGGTTAAAGAAACACAAAGATGACTTCGCAACAATGAATTATGATCATAAAAGTCCAGTTTTAAAATTCTGTACATACAGTTCAGCGATGTGAAGGGTTTTATGAacgattttgattttttataaaatttctTATCAGGAAagtcataaaaataatattattgcTGATTGTGTGGTACACTACAAAATTATGAACAGGTTTAGGTTGCAGTTCCAATTCGAGCcttatattacaaaaaaaaagtttaataccGCAAAGTTCTAATTTTAAGAAAAGATGTAACAGAAAATTATATTCTAATTAGGGATGTCCCCCAATCAGAAATCAGATCAGAGTTTATCGGAAATCTGGCCCAATCAGGTCGATCAgggttttgaaatgttttactatggcagttaatgagttgaggtaacaaaatgaatgaagtataatgcaaaaatatatcGTTATACAGACTATTTTggcactattgaaacaaacctgGAAGTAAAACAAAGTCCAATAAATCAATTATGGCATCGGGTGACCAAGTTTAGTCCCTGTATAAATTTATTGGCATGAGAATAGCACTGAAAGACGAGAAGCTTGGTCAGGGTTATGAGGTCGACGCACCCCCTCCAAACCATAATCATGAATAATTCTGTAGCTTCATTAACCAAGAAGACAGAGCAGAATTTAAATATCGTGGAAAGATGAAATCCTTAAAAGAGGGGATGAGGATAGAATATTGATACATCCTTGTCCCATGATAACCATACAGACGGCCATAAACCATCAACAGGACAAAGGCTGCAAGTGTGTGCGTCCAAGACTCAAAATGGCGGCTCTCATAAGAAATGAAGGTCAATGAGGCTCCCCGGAATAAAAGATTTAGCAGCAACTTCATCAATCAGCAGTGCCGTGTGCACAGGTTGGGGGACTTTAAATTAACTTGAGTCTAACACGCCACACAACGGAATGGAAACATCTATATGGCGATAAGCTGCCAACAATGCGGCGCAAGCATAAAGTGCCCATagtgcattgattttttttccgcacGGGGGGCCATAAATTGGGCCATAAAATGGCGCAAGGCGAAGCACGGCGCCCGCCGTTTGGCCGAGGCAGGAGACAATCAAGGACTCACAGGATTTAATTGGAGTCTTAGGGCGAACCCCCCAAAATACACGTCTTAATCTTTTCAATCACAGTGGCGCTAAAGAGGCCCAGATCAACGGCGAAGTTACGCAACTGCAACCCGCCGCCTCAGTGGAATCAATCAGCGCAGAAAAATCACCAATTCATCCTCTTAGGCGATATCTGTTGTGTCAAGTGAAAAAGAAACGACTAGTTGATGGCGCTACGCTAATTAGTCTGCATGTCCCTCCGCATCACAAATCTGTATGAAATGTAAATTTAACGAGACACCAGAAAAATAAAGTCAACTGAAAAGGAGCCatagaaatataaaatatggtacacggtcgattggttgccggtcttttggtcgccggtcttttggtcgcccggaaggttattgacaattaccatttaaatcgttgctcaaattccttaaata is part of the Stigmatopora argus isolate UIUO_Sarg chromosome 14, RoL_Sarg_1.0, whole genome shotgun sequence genome and encodes:
- the slc38a12 gene encoding transmembrane protein 104, yielding MAGGITDTGEPYSAFVGLVYMFNLIVGTGALTMPRAFATAGWVVSLTLICFLAFMSYMTTTFVIEAMAAANAQLRWKRREQDEINDNDTNSDYSDDDSPVRGRTEPETKPILSTQRSAGPVDHFEIAERVEMGQMASMFFNKVGVNMFYICIIVYLYGDLAIYAAAVPISLMEVACGNHSCSAGAVKYNDTDACWGSVTRKDAYRIFLSVFTVLLGPFTFFSAQKTKYLQILTSLMRWIAFTMMIILALMRIGSGKGEGRPPVASLAGIPNLFGVCVYSFMCQHSLPSLVTPISDKKRVGCFVLADYVLILGFYVLLSLTAIFCFDSALIHDMYTLNFTDNCHVLDIPVLRYFLGLFPVFTISTNFPIIAVTLRNNWKTLFHRDGGTYPWVVDRVVFPLITLAPPVLVAFCTHNLESLVGITGAYAGTGIQYVVPALLVYHARRHVEPVTARHAINPHRSPFRHAAWVWFVVLWAVFCLMFVTANIILTDVKK